The genomic stretch cacataaacatgcaaacgtgcacacatacacacacacacaccacacagtgCATTGATCCTCTCCATCCATCAACCTGCGGACAGGTCTATCGTTAACAGAAATGCATTCCAGTGCTGATTTTTCTCTCTGCAACAGCTGGAGCTTCTATTAATACAGACACCGTGCCATCATTCTTGGCTGCAGTTGACGAAATATCTGTCTGGCATGTGAAATTTTAATCTTGGTTGGTCTCGCTATCTCCACCAGCCTGTGAGGCGGGCATAAATGGGAGAAGGATGTCAGTCTACcctgctgctggtgttttgCATCAAATGTTCTAATGGCAGCTCTCTTCTTCATGTTTTCCTGCAGACGTTTTGGAACAAAGTGTGCATCATGCCAACAGGGGATCCCTCCGACGCAGGTTGTGCGGAAAGCGCAGGACTTTGTGTATCACCTGCACTGCTTCGCCTGTATCATGTGCAGCCGACAACTGGCCACCGGGGACGAGTTTTACCTCATGGAGGATGGGAGGCTGGTGTGCAAGGTGGATTATGAGACTGCAAAACAAAATGGTAGGTCTGCATGcattgaaaatattaaaacataaacagAGACTCAACTAAAAGTCAATTTGAAACACAAGTGCAGGTTAAAAATGTTcctaaaaagatttttttccacaatCATTTACATCCAAACAGTCAGGCACAGCCTATATGTCAGTCTGTCCTGACTTACTTGCATCAGAATCACAGTAAAAGATGTGACAGATCAAGCTCTGCACACAGTGTAATGCAGTCAAATGACTACTGACTGTGGGTCTATGTTGTTTGTGGTCTGGGTGTGTatgctgtctctctccctccctctcttctgaGATTTTCATGCATCTCTGATTGATTATGTAAAGTGAAGCAATGCTCTTATATGGTGCGGCCCCCAATAACTCTGTTCCTCTGGCGCTCCGGCTGTGTAGATTTATGTCCACTGCTGTGGGAGTGGGACAGATGCACAAGGACAATAATACACTTCCATACATGACCATTCACTTCATTTAACTCACATTCGCTCCATGCAAAGGCCGAGGGGCACCGACTGTAAAGGCAATGTGACAAATGTAAAAAGAAGTCACTCACACTTGTAATGATGTTTTCCAGATGATTCAGAGGCGGGGACCAAGCGACCGAGGACCACCATCACGGCCAAGCAGCTAGAGACCCTCAAAAGTGCCTACAAAAACTCGCCGAAGCCGGCACGCCATGTCAGAGAGCAGCTGTCCTCGGAGACAGGGCTGGACATGAGAGTAGTGCAGGTAGAGggtcttgtctttttttcatattccTGCAAAAGGCTTTCTTCTGTTCTTATCAGCAACCTGTACTGAGCAGCAAAAAGACACCATGATATCGTCCTGATTTGAGAATATTTAAACAagcaaaacattttcatcataaAGCTTTTTCACAAATGTTTTAGCTCTGTATGCTAATAATTACAAGTTAAGGGTCTCTAAGCAGTTACCTAACGTTTGTTAAAACAAGGCCACAGGCCTTTATTATCAGATTTTGGAGTGAACAagaatttattctattttaaagaTGGCACAAAGACATAATGGAAACGCATAACCTCCTAATGATATTCATGaaactttttatatttaacaaCTTTAATTCTTTTGGAGCCTCTTTTTATGAGTCTGTTCTCtcctttaacatttttttcttcaatttcttgagTTTTCTGTTGATTTAATATTcaattatgaattatttttgcAACACCATTTGGAATCTTGGTCCATATTTATGTTAGTTAGGATGAAAATCATTATTCCACTTTGTATTCCAATGTGTTCACAACTATTTTGGGTCAAACTAAATAGTTATAAGAGTTTTACATttcaaatattataaaaacattGAGTTTGTCCAATATTATTCatgataattataatgattatttaaAATATCAGTTCTTATTTTCCCTTAATGCTGATTGTTATTATCTTCGTCAGGTGTGGTTCCAGAACAGGCGAGCGAAGGAAAAGCGTCTGAAGAAAGATGCAGGTCGACATCGCTGGACTCAATTTTATAAAAGTGTCAAACGCAGCAGAGGAGGAACTAAAGTGGAGAAGGAAAGCTCGGCCGATGACGCAGGACTTAGTGACAGTGAACTGAGCTTCAGAGGTACGTACTGTATGGAAAACTTCAACCGAGTCTTGTGTAGCTCCAGAGAGAAATTCCTGAAAAGGAATTGGCAGTGATGCTGTCGTGCTAGAGTCCCTTCACATTAAGGGAGCCTAACAGCTGCTAAATGaatgtgtctttgtggtaattcatttgttttttagcaTTGTTCAGTGCACATTGTCAGGAAAATCCAAAATTGCATTCTCATTTCACATTCCCCTCACACCACCCTGTGGCCGCTGACGCATCCTCCTGCCTCCATTTGTCGCTGTGATGGAGCTTATTGGAAAAGAGGGATGGTCCTTAGTGGGATGCAAACGACATTTTAGACATCTCTGTGTTATTTAATGTTCACATACCCCGTTTTGGGTAGTCATAAAAGTCTTCAAGCCACTTTTAAAAAGAAGGCCATTTTTATGAGAAATGAAAACATGGTGACAGAAACTCTATAAAGCATGTGAGGCTTTTAGTCAATTAGAGAGAAAGCGCTCTGGGGTATTGTTGTTATTGAAACCACTCAGGGGAGGGATTGAGatggaaacaaatattttgtgCTGCAGtaattacacacatacagacttCCTTTGTTAGAGAGGAAAGTAAAGCACATCCTTTCTTACCAAAAATGCTTAGCAAATAATTAGCAGTGGCTCAGCGGTCCACTTACTGTAGCTGTGAAATCCACATAATGTTGCCACAATAAATCTCACTCATAAAAGCACTTAACTGTATTGAAATATAACAACTATATAATGCTCTCACAGTTGACAGCACTGTTGGTGTGTCAAAGTTTTTACACCCTTCATGCTAAGTAGGATTGTAAGAAAATGTTGAGACACTTGAGTAGCCCGATATTATTGTCATACTGTATGGATTCTCAGATAcggttttcatttataaaaaatgatttttatgcAAAGATTCGTAGCAGACAGATTGCACAAAAAGTAGTGATACCATGCTACTGTCCCTGTTTGATGTTACAGGGAATGTGATTAATGCAAATTGATATCCTACTGTAAACCtaagtaaacttttttttttaaaacttggatTTTATGCATATGGGGATGTTTTCTTTATACAATGAcctaaaattagattaaaaaaaaaaaaatcacaatatatcaCATAGGGGTGTCTCAATTGAAATTCTAAAttgaaaatcatttaaaattagCTTATGATTTCAATTAGTGAAATCAAAAGCAAGATTAGCTAAATTTAAATTTTGCCTATATGGTTTACAATGGGATAGCTTTCAGtgctaaaaaaatgtaaattaaaaattgaatcaAATCCTGACTTTAAATTAAGAAGTTGAATTGAATCATTGATTTGTAGAATTGTGACACAGCTAGAAGCCCAATGTATTGAAACGTGACCCCTGTATCATGATTCGTGCCTTATTGCCAGATTCTTGCCAATACAAAGTACTAACGCTAAGTGATGGCATCTCCTCCACAGACGACCAGGTCCTGTCAGACCTCGGCCACACCAACGGGCTTTACGGGAGCGTCGGTGACGTGACCAACAGCGGGGTGCTGAACGGAGGCTTCTCTGTCGACGTGTCGGGACAACCCTATCACGACATTCGAGCAGGGAGCCCCTACGGTCTCCCTCAGTCACCCTCCTCTATCACCTCTCTGCCCGGCCACACGCCTCTCCTTAACAACCTGGGCTTCAGCATGGACAGTCTGGTGGCGCAGGGCGGGCCGGGCGGTGTGGGACAGGCTCTGAGGGCCATGGCAGGGGGCCCGACCTCAGACCTCTCCACGGGCAGCAGTACAGGATACCCCGACTTCCCCACCAGCCCCGCCTCATGGCTGGATGAGATGGACCATTCCCAGTTTTGAATCTAGCAGAAGATCGCTGTGGGGATAcgacaaaacacacagactcacaaggctttttacatttctttctaTCACCCTCCAAGACTGGTATATTTTGTGATTTGTGggtgaagagaagaagaaagagaagaagtgTGTCTCTCAGTCCCTCAGCAGTTGTAACGGGCCGAACAAAAGCAGCGAAGAACACCTCTACACAGCTGAATGTTCAATCTCAACACTGTATCATACAATTTTTTGATATCACCTGACATTATTTTGTTCTTTCACTCTGAGAATGAGACTGGATATCGGTGGATTAATGCTCACAGGGGAGGTAATATcgccccccccaaaaaatataccATCCCTGTCTAACAGCTACAACAATAGGGCTACAATCTAGATCAAAGTCCCTATGAGACCCAGGAGGCACCTGCATGCTTCTGATACATAAAGAGTAGGACTGCTGTCTGGCCATATCGAAGCCTTTTACATTGGCAATGCACTTtactctcctcttctttttctacACATATGGACAGGactgcagagagaggaagagagaaagagaggagagacatATGCACAAGGCAAAACACAGTGTTTCATTGGGAGAGAAATTTACAAGAACAGTGGCACAAGTGTGAATTTTGAACCATGctgatgttttttaatgtattgcTGAAGCTTACAAGTTATTAGGAAGTAGATGGCCGTTggtctgtccgtccgtctgtccgtccgtctgtctgtaGAAACTGATGTCTCCTCTGTTTGAATGAGGGCGAACACTGTTTGCTACACAGCAGGTCTCTCTTCTATATTTATAGGTGCTTGACTTGTTCTTGTCTGTGTAAAAGCTGTCTGAGAGCGGACGTTCGTCAGTATTTAACTATCCGTTTCCAGACTCACTGAGCAGGCAGCGAAGCTCGTGTGTTGGAGGACAGTCAAAAGGGTTTGGAGGGATTCAACTCAAACCATTCTAGTAATATAtcacacatttaaattattaatttattttttttaatgcacagaTGTAAGACAAGCAGATTCCTTTTCAGATATTATTGAGAAAATTAGATGGTTACGCAAATACAGAACAGTTGACACTCAAAACACCAACAAGTATTAGCAGAAACACGGATAAAAAGTCCCTTTGTGTTGGCTCTTCTGTTTCTTCAGTCTGATCCAGGCTTCTCTTTGTAATCTACTCAGTCCAGCAGAGCTCTAGCTTTGCCTGCTATCAACCTACTTACTGACCCCAGATGTGTTGTCAGTCTGTTCTCCTTCTGCCTGGCCTCCATGTCAGAAGGATTACCACAGAGCTCCCCCACTATCAGAGCTGATACCCTACTGTCGCTTCAGTGCTGGCATGACTGCTGGGCTCGTATGTTTCTTACAGTTCAGGCTACATCAGCAACATCTTAAAGCCCCCGCGACAGCTGAGATAGAAGCCAGATTCACTAAAAGTTTAGGTTGCTTTgaaattagggctgcaactattgATTATTTTCATCTTCGATACatcttttgattattttttcaattaatagattgtttggtttataaaatgtcagaaattaaTGAAAACTGTCCATTCCAGCTTTTTGAAGTCTAACATgatttcattaaatgtcttatgTCAGTCCAAAACACAAAGAATAAGCAGAGAAAAGCAAGAAATCTCCATAATTGAGaggctgaaagcagcattttctgctatttttgcatgaaaaattactttaacaattaatcaattatcaaaagTTGATGGTTATTTTTCTGACGGTTGACTAATTGATCAGTCGACAAATCGTTGCAGCTCTACTTGAAATGTAAACTTTCTTTGAACTGTAAGAGCAACTTGACCTCTTAAGCATGTCAAAGCCAGTAGTTATTCTATTAAGAATACATCATTTCTCCTATTTCTGAAGAAAAGAAATCAAATCTTATTTATGTGGTCACCTTTTCATGAGAAATTGCCAAGTCCTTTTTTTAGCAGAGCATCCTATTTAAGAGCCAGAAATCAAATCAAtgaacaggaagtgacatcatttaAAAGATGGGTTAAAACTTTATATTACAGTCCGCAAATTACAGTTTAATTATCTAGTAAATTCACGGTATCAAAGAAATACTTACTGTATGGCTATACTGGAATTCATATGTACAGTTCAAGGGATAATGACAGTAAGTTAGGGAAtatgtgctgtgattggctgcgagaaaaaacatacaaatagtCTCCTTTTCTCGATCTGGATACAAAAAGGATCGTTTGATTGGGGAAGCTTTGGTACTGGCTTATCTATGTCGATAACTTTAAGTTATCAAATACTGAGAGCCAGCCTTAGCCACTTTTACTAGTGTCCTCCCCTTATACATGCCTGTAAGTAAGTATTTCATTGGTACTTCATATGTACAAACAGTGTAATTTGTGGGCTATAATCTAAAGTGTTAAGTAGaaatcatacacaaacacattaccACGACAGTTTTGTTAAGTCTGTGTTGCCTCAGAAGTTTGCATCTTAATTGTTGTAAATTTTGTACAGTTTGAAAACGTGTTGATCGTCTTGTTTCATGAGCGCTATTTATTATTGCCATGTGTCTttgaaaaagatgtaaaagagAGCActgaatttattcatttatgccTTCTGTGTAATGGTATGAACCGTGTACAGTCAAATCTATATGAGGAAAATAAAGCTGAATTGTCTTTGGGTTACCCTTTGAGTGCATTTCTCTTCAATGGACTGGGCCTGCGGTGATGAATGTCAGAGTTAAGATTTTCAgctgaactttgttttcaatatATCAAAAGGAAAAATATCTGCTGtaggtgtttttattatttttgccttATCTAAACGCTCTTAGGGCGAGTTAACCCGCAAATTCATTTACCCATTGAGAGCATTTACCACACACTTAGGCCTCTATTCAATTGTGGGGATCCATTTAGTACCACCAACAGACAGTGGTCAGTCAGTTAACAGTGATTGATGCTGCtttcctctctcgctctcagGGTGGGGGTGACAAGAAAGATgcatgaagagagagaagaagagagaggaaaaataaaacaagtggaGAAACAGATGCCTCGCTGATCCTCTCAGTGCTAAAGAGACACAGCAGCAGATTGCAGCGCTGCACTGTCAAATCTATCCTTAATCCCTGTGCTGTTAACTAATTGTGGAGTGCTTTGTGAAATATGGGAAAATATGCTTTGTGGTCAGGCAAAGAGGGAATATGGCCCATATGCCGCCAGTTAGCTTGTATGTCAATATGTCACGCTGCTTAAAAGACTATAGTGCAGTGCTGTAGCCAGGATTGTTAACCACTAAGGCCACCAGTCCCATTTTCCTCACACATCCATacaattatatgttttttttttattttcatgctaaTTATTGTCGGTCTAGATGGCTGTTGAGCGTTACACTGCTCTTTCATTTTTGTATTCATGATGGACTGACACCAAATACTTTAAattttattgaaatgaatgcttttaatatttaaaaagtctAATTTAGACTAGAGctatgctagcagctctgtgaggctgcacaGTAGTGCTTTGAGTTAAATGCTAACATCACAACATCCAGAGTTGGGTAATAACAGATTGCATGTGGTCAGAATTATGAAATCAGattacaataaaatagtaaatatatttaGCACAGGcttaatttaaaagaaattgCAATTAAAGTTACATTATCAAGGATTAAATCGATTACATTTAGATCATgtctttaaaatactttttgattTTACCCAATGATATTAGATCATGAGTAGTGAATTGTATTgggtttatttcctttttatttacattgtaaatggAAGATAAACATTTTGAGTAAGTGTCCGTCTTGCATTACAAAAGTGAatcaaaaaaagaatatttatgAGATTTTTGTGGCGGCATCATATTTTTGTATAAAGTGCAATATTTTTAATGGTGACTTTAAGTTTTCtgattagataaaaaaaaattgtactgTAGTGTATTACGTTTGTaattacaaaaatgaacatgaattTCCATTCAATAACTGCACTTCAAAGTAATCTGACTGAACCCTGACAACAACAATGCTAGCATGCAGATGTTAGCAGGCATCGTTTACCATATTCACCATCTaattttagcatgttagcatgcaacTGTTGCTAATTAACACT from Centropristis striata isolate RG_2023a ecotype Rhode Island chromosome 9, C.striata_1.0, whole genome shotgun sequence encodes the following:
- the lhx4 gene encoding LIM/homeobox protein Lhx4 produces the protein MMQSAAVLPTESPVKSLPEILGVPLQQIPQCAGCSQHILDKFILKVLDRHWHSKCLKCADCQTPLADKCFSRAGSVYCKEDFFKRFGTKCASCQQGIPPTQVVRKAQDFVYHLHCFACIMCSRQLATGDEFYLMEDGRLVCKVDYETAKQNDDSEAGTKRPRTTITAKQLETLKSAYKNSPKPARHVREQLSSETGLDMRVVQVWFQNRRAKEKRLKKDAGRHRWTQFYKSVKRSRGGTKVEKESSADDAGLSDSELSFRDDQVLSDLGHTNGLYGSVGDVTNSGVLNGGFSVDVSGQPYHDIRAGSPYGLPQSPSSITSLPGHTPLLNNLGFSMDSLVAQGGPGGVGQALRAMAGGPTSDLSTGSSTGYPDFPTSPASWLDEMDHSQF